A section of the Xiphias gladius isolate SHS-SW01 ecotype Sanya breed wild chromosome 8, ASM1685928v1, whole genome shotgun sequence genome encodes:
- the gan gene encoding gigaxonin isoform X1, producing the protein MNSTILAVTSLDMPNCRSSEPGSKVSDPQHSQKLLRVLRTFWQEQSFHDALLVVDGEELPVQKNVLAAASPYIRTKLNYNPPKADGSTYRIELQGVSMAIMKQILDYIFSGEITLSEETIQETVQASDLLLMTDLKSLCCQFLESCITAENCIGIRLFSLHYCLYHVHYAATEFLQTHFRDVALTEEFRELPPHRLCEVLAMEKLNVGNEKHVLEAVVRWFAHDPEDRRVHIKEVMSAVWLQGLDTSYLREQAMGEPLMREVITEYCQPMLGDGQLQGEALLAAFKPRGYSECIVIAGGEDRKSRKPTAVTRCMCPLYDTNRQAWIELQAMSIARLGHGVVAAEGFLFVMGGTDEHNAVMDSGEKYDPDSNTWSSIPPMLQARQNFGVVELDGLIYVLGGENEVTELITVEVFDPHFNTWKMQTSMTMIRKVGCYASMNKKIYAIGGGSYGKLFDSVECFDPKTQQWTGLCPLKERRFGSVACGVGQELYVFGGVRSQEPDNPEERHMTTCKSEFYHDEMRRWMFLDDQSLCIQTSSSFVYGAVPIGASIYVVGDLDTGMSFDYIREFRRSTGTWHRTKPMLSSDLSKTACTALRIANCRLFRLQLSQGMFRIRV; encoded by the exons ATGAACAGTACCATTTTGGCTGTCACAAGCCTAGACATGCCCAATTGTAGATCGAGTGAGCCTGGTTCGAAGGTTTCAGACCCACAGCATTCCCAGAAACTACTCAGGGTCCTTCGCACTTTCTGGCAAGAGCAAAGTTTCCACGATGCACTGCTGGTGGTTGATGGAGAGGAGCTTCCTGTCCAGAAAAACGTCCTGGCTGCTGCTAGCCCATACATCAG GACCAAGCTGAACTACAATCCTCCAAAGGCAGATGGGTCTACATACAGAATCGAGCTGCAAGGGGTCTCCATGGCCATCATGAAACAGATCCTGGACTACATCTTCAGTGGTGAA ATCACTTTGAGTGAAGAGACCATCCAGGAGACGGTGCAGGCATCTGACCTGCTCCTCATGACCGACCTCAAGTCCCTGTGCTGTCAGTTCTTAGAGAGCTGCATCACTGCAGAGAACTGCATTGGCATCCGGCTCTTCTCTCTGCACTATTGCCTTTACCATGTCCACTATGCCGCTACCGAGTTCCTGCAAACACATTTTCGTGATGTGGCCCTCACTGAGGAGTTCAGGGAGCTGCCACCGCACCGGCTCTGTGAGGTGCTTGCCatggaaaaattaaatgtggGCAATGAAAAGCACGTGCTGGAGGCTGTGGTGCGATGGTTTGCACATGACCCAGAGGATCGCAGG GTACACATAAAGGAAGTGATGTCTGCTGTATGGCTGCAGGGCCTGGACACGAGCTACCTGAGAGAGCAG GCCATGGGGGAGCCACTGATGAGGGAGGTGATCACAGAGTACTGTCAGCCGATGCTCGGGGATGGTCAGTTGCAGGGTGAGGCTCTGCTTGCCGCCTTCAAACCGCGAGGTTACTCTGAGTGTATTGTTATCGCCGGAGGAGAGGATCGCAA AAGCAGGAAGCCGACTGCTGTGACGCGCTGCATGTGTCCACTCTATGACACCAACAGACAGGCCTGGATCGAGCTGCAGGCAATGAGTATCGCCCGCCTCGGCCACGGGGTGGTTGCTGCCG agggttttctgtttgtgatgGGAGGAACTGATGAACACAACGCAGTCATGGACAGTGGAGAGAAATATGACCCTGACTCAAACACCTGGAGCTCCATACCCCCAATGCTTCAG GCTCGTCAGAACTTTGGTGTGGTGGAGCTGGACGGCTTGATCTACGTTCTTGGAGGAGAGAATGAAGTAACGGAGCTGATCACTGTTGAAGTGTTTGACCCTCACTTCAATACCTGGAAGATGCAGACCAGTATGACCATGATCCGAAAG GTCGGCTGCTATGCCTCCATGAATAAGAAAATCTATGCCATAGGTGGAGGTTCCTATGGGAAGCTGTTTGACTCTGTTGAATGCTTTGACCCCAAAACCCAGCAGTGGACTGGCCTCTGTCCTCTGAAAGAAAGAAG GTTTGGATCGGTGGCGTGTGGCGTTGGCCAGGAGCTCTATGTGTTTGGTGGAGTTCGAAGCCAAGAGCCTGACAACCCCGAGGAAAGGCACATGACGACCTGCAAATCTGAGTTCTACCATGACGAGATGAGGAG GTGGATGTTCCTCGACGACCAAAGCCTGTGTATCCAGACCAGCTCTTCCTTCGTCTACGGTGCTGTGCCCATCGGAGCCAGCATCTATGTTGTGGGAGACCTGGACACAG GTATGAGCTTCGACTATATCCGGGAGTTTCGTCGCAGCACTGGGACATGGCATCGCACCAAGCCTATGTTATCCAGCGACCTCTCCAAAACAGCCTGCACTGCCCTGCGCATCGCCAACTGTCGACTGTTCCGCCTTCAGTTGAGCCAGGGCATGTTTCGTATCAGAGTCTGA
- the gan gene encoding gigaxonin isoform X3, translated as MPNCRSSEPGSKVSDPQHSQKLLRVLRTFWQEQSFHDALLVVDGEELPVQKNVLAAASPYIRTKLNYNPPKADGSTYRIELQGVSMAIMKQILDYIFSGEITLSEETIQETVQASDLLLMTDLKSLCCQFLESCITAENCIGIRLFSLHYCLYHVHYAATEFLQTHFRDVALTEEFRELPPHRLCEVLAMEKLNVGNEKHVLEAVVRWFAHDPEDRRVHIKEVMSAVWLQGLDTSYLREQAMGEPLMREVITEYCQPMLGDGQLQGEALLAAFKPRGYSECIVIAGGEDRKSRKPTAVTRCMCPLYDTNRQAWIELQAMSIARLGHGVVAAEGFLFVMGGTDEHNAVMDSGEKYDPDSNTWSSIPPMLQARQNFGVVELDGLIYVLGGENEVTELITVEVFDPHFNTWKMQTSMTMIRKVGCYASMNKKIYAIGGGSYGKLFDSVECFDPKTQQWTGLCPLKERRFGSVACGVGQELYVFGGVRSQEPDNPEERHMTTCKSEFYHDEMRRWMFLDDQSLCIQTSSSFVYGAVPIGASIYVVGDLDTGMSFDYIREFRRSTGTWHRTKPMLSSDLSKTACTALRIANCRLFRLQLSQGMFRIRV; from the exons ATGCCCAATTGTAGATCGAGTGAGCCTGGTTCGAAGGTTTCAGACCCACAGCATTCCCAGAAACTACTCAGGGTCCTTCGCACTTTCTGGCAAGAGCAAAGTTTCCACGATGCACTGCTGGTGGTTGATGGAGAGGAGCTTCCTGTCCAGAAAAACGTCCTGGCTGCTGCTAGCCCATACATCAG GACCAAGCTGAACTACAATCCTCCAAAGGCAGATGGGTCTACATACAGAATCGAGCTGCAAGGGGTCTCCATGGCCATCATGAAACAGATCCTGGACTACATCTTCAGTGGTGAA ATCACTTTGAGTGAAGAGACCATCCAGGAGACGGTGCAGGCATCTGACCTGCTCCTCATGACCGACCTCAAGTCCCTGTGCTGTCAGTTCTTAGAGAGCTGCATCACTGCAGAGAACTGCATTGGCATCCGGCTCTTCTCTCTGCACTATTGCCTTTACCATGTCCACTATGCCGCTACCGAGTTCCTGCAAACACATTTTCGTGATGTGGCCCTCACTGAGGAGTTCAGGGAGCTGCCACCGCACCGGCTCTGTGAGGTGCTTGCCatggaaaaattaaatgtggGCAATGAAAAGCACGTGCTGGAGGCTGTGGTGCGATGGTTTGCACATGACCCAGAGGATCGCAGG GTACACATAAAGGAAGTGATGTCTGCTGTATGGCTGCAGGGCCTGGACACGAGCTACCTGAGAGAGCAG GCCATGGGGGAGCCACTGATGAGGGAGGTGATCACAGAGTACTGTCAGCCGATGCTCGGGGATGGTCAGTTGCAGGGTGAGGCTCTGCTTGCCGCCTTCAAACCGCGAGGTTACTCTGAGTGTATTGTTATCGCCGGAGGAGAGGATCGCAA AAGCAGGAAGCCGACTGCTGTGACGCGCTGCATGTGTCCACTCTATGACACCAACAGACAGGCCTGGATCGAGCTGCAGGCAATGAGTATCGCCCGCCTCGGCCACGGGGTGGTTGCTGCCG agggttttctgtttgtgatgGGAGGAACTGATGAACACAACGCAGTCATGGACAGTGGAGAGAAATATGACCCTGACTCAAACACCTGGAGCTCCATACCCCCAATGCTTCAG GCTCGTCAGAACTTTGGTGTGGTGGAGCTGGACGGCTTGATCTACGTTCTTGGAGGAGAGAATGAAGTAACGGAGCTGATCACTGTTGAAGTGTTTGACCCTCACTTCAATACCTGGAAGATGCAGACCAGTATGACCATGATCCGAAAG GTCGGCTGCTATGCCTCCATGAATAAGAAAATCTATGCCATAGGTGGAGGTTCCTATGGGAAGCTGTTTGACTCTGTTGAATGCTTTGACCCCAAAACCCAGCAGTGGACTGGCCTCTGTCCTCTGAAAGAAAGAAG GTTTGGATCGGTGGCGTGTGGCGTTGGCCAGGAGCTCTATGTGTTTGGTGGAGTTCGAAGCCAAGAGCCTGACAACCCCGAGGAAAGGCACATGACGACCTGCAAATCTGAGTTCTACCATGACGAGATGAGGAG GTGGATGTTCCTCGACGACCAAAGCCTGTGTATCCAGACCAGCTCTTCCTTCGTCTACGGTGCTGTGCCCATCGGAGCCAGCATCTATGTTGTGGGAGACCTGGACACAG GTATGAGCTTCGACTATATCCGGGAGTTTCGTCGCAGCACTGGGACATGGCATCGCACCAAGCCTATGTTATCCAGCGACCTCTCCAAAACAGCCTGCACTGCCCTGCGCATCGCCAACTGTCGACTGTTCCGCCTTCAGTTGAGCCAGGGCATGTTTCGTATCAGAGTCTGA
- the gan gene encoding gigaxonin isoform X2, whose protein sequence is MFQSLDMPNCRSSEPGSKVSDPQHSQKLLRVLRTFWQEQSFHDALLVVDGEELPVQKNVLAAASPYIRTKLNYNPPKADGSTYRIELQGVSMAIMKQILDYIFSGEITLSEETIQETVQASDLLLMTDLKSLCCQFLESCITAENCIGIRLFSLHYCLYHVHYAATEFLQTHFRDVALTEEFRELPPHRLCEVLAMEKLNVGNEKHVLEAVVRWFAHDPEDRRVHIKEVMSAVWLQGLDTSYLREQAMGEPLMREVITEYCQPMLGDGQLQGEALLAAFKPRGYSECIVIAGGEDRKSRKPTAVTRCMCPLYDTNRQAWIELQAMSIARLGHGVVAAEGFLFVMGGTDEHNAVMDSGEKYDPDSNTWSSIPPMLQARQNFGVVELDGLIYVLGGENEVTELITVEVFDPHFNTWKMQTSMTMIRKVGCYASMNKKIYAIGGGSYGKLFDSVECFDPKTQQWTGLCPLKERRFGSVACGVGQELYVFGGVRSQEPDNPEERHMTTCKSEFYHDEMRRWMFLDDQSLCIQTSSSFVYGAVPIGASIYVVGDLDTGMSFDYIREFRRSTGTWHRTKPMLSSDLSKTACTALRIANCRLFRLQLSQGMFRIRV, encoded by the exons ATGTTTCAAAG CCTAGACATGCCCAATTGTAGATCGAGTGAGCCTGGTTCGAAGGTTTCAGACCCACAGCATTCCCAGAAACTACTCAGGGTCCTTCGCACTTTCTGGCAAGAGCAAAGTTTCCACGATGCACTGCTGGTGGTTGATGGAGAGGAGCTTCCTGTCCAGAAAAACGTCCTGGCTGCTGCTAGCCCATACATCAG GACCAAGCTGAACTACAATCCTCCAAAGGCAGATGGGTCTACATACAGAATCGAGCTGCAAGGGGTCTCCATGGCCATCATGAAACAGATCCTGGACTACATCTTCAGTGGTGAA ATCACTTTGAGTGAAGAGACCATCCAGGAGACGGTGCAGGCATCTGACCTGCTCCTCATGACCGACCTCAAGTCCCTGTGCTGTCAGTTCTTAGAGAGCTGCATCACTGCAGAGAACTGCATTGGCATCCGGCTCTTCTCTCTGCACTATTGCCTTTACCATGTCCACTATGCCGCTACCGAGTTCCTGCAAACACATTTTCGTGATGTGGCCCTCACTGAGGAGTTCAGGGAGCTGCCACCGCACCGGCTCTGTGAGGTGCTTGCCatggaaaaattaaatgtggGCAATGAAAAGCACGTGCTGGAGGCTGTGGTGCGATGGTTTGCACATGACCCAGAGGATCGCAGG GTACACATAAAGGAAGTGATGTCTGCTGTATGGCTGCAGGGCCTGGACACGAGCTACCTGAGAGAGCAG GCCATGGGGGAGCCACTGATGAGGGAGGTGATCACAGAGTACTGTCAGCCGATGCTCGGGGATGGTCAGTTGCAGGGTGAGGCTCTGCTTGCCGCCTTCAAACCGCGAGGTTACTCTGAGTGTATTGTTATCGCCGGAGGAGAGGATCGCAA AAGCAGGAAGCCGACTGCTGTGACGCGCTGCATGTGTCCACTCTATGACACCAACAGACAGGCCTGGATCGAGCTGCAGGCAATGAGTATCGCCCGCCTCGGCCACGGGGTGGTTGCTGCCG agggttttctgtttgtgatgGGAGGAACTGATGAACACAACGCAGTCATGGACAGTGGAGAGAAATATGACCCTGACTCAAACACCTGGAGCTCCATACCCCCAATGCTTCAG GCTCGTCAGAACTTTGGTGTGGTGGAGCTGGACGGCTTGATCTACGTTCTTGGAGGAGAGAATGAAGTAACGGAGCTGATCACTGTTGAAGTGTTTGACCCTCACTTCAATACCTGGAAGATGCAGACCAGTATGACCATGATCCGAAAG GTCGGCTGCTATGCCTCCATGAATAAGAAAATCTATGCCATAGGTGGAGGTTCCTATGGGAAGCTGTTTGACTCTGTTGAATGCTTTGACCCCAAAACCCAGCAGTGGACTGGCCTCTGTCCTCTGAAAGAAAGAAG GTTTGGATCGGTGGCGTGTGGCGTTGGCCAGGAGCTCTATGTGTTTGGTGGAGTTCGAAGCCAAGAGCCTGACAACCCCGAGGAAAGGCACATGACGACCTGCAAATCTGAGTTCTACCATGACGAGATGAGGAG GTGGATGTTCCTCGACGACCAAAGCCTGTGTATCCAGACCAGCTCTTCCTTCGTCTACGGTGCTGTGCCCATCGGAGCCAGCATCTATGTTGTGGGAGACCTGGACACAG GTATGAGCTTCGACTATATCCGGGAGTTTCGTCGCAGCACTGGGACATGGCATCGCACCAAGCCTATGTTATCCAGCGACCTCTCCAAAACAGCCTGCACTGCCCTGCGCATCGCCAACTGTCGACTGTTCCGCCTTCAGTTGAGCCAGGGCATGTTTCGTATCAGAGTCTGA
- the gan gene encoding gigaxonin isoform X4, producing the protein MFQRSSEPGSKVSDPQHSQKLLRVLRTFWQEQSFHDALLVVDGEELPVQKNVLAAASPYIRTKLNYNPPKADGSTYRIELQGVSMAIMKQILDYIFSGEITLSEETIQETVQASDLLLMTDLKSLCCQFLESCITAENCIGIRLFSLHYCLYHVHYAATEFLQTHFRDVALTEEFRELPPHRLCEVLAMEKLNVGNEKHVLEAVVRWFAHDPEDRRVHIKEVMSAVWLQGLDTSYLREQAMGEPLMREVITEYCQPMLGDGQLQGEALLAAFKPRGYSECIVIAGGEDRKSRKPTAVTRCMCPLYDTNRQAWIELQAMSIARLGHGVVAAEGFLFVMGGTDEHNAVMDSGEKYDPDSNTWSSIPPMLQARQNFGVVELDGLIYVLGGENEVTELITVEVFDPHFNTWKMQTSMTMIRKVGCYASMNKKIYAIGGGSYGKLFDSVECFDPKTQQWTGLCPLKERRFGSVACGVGQELYVFGGVRSQEPDNPEERHMTTCKSEFYHDEMRRWMFLDDQSLCIQTSSSFVYGAVPIGASIYVVGDLDTGMSFDYIREFRRSTGTWHRTKPMLSSDLSKTACTALRIANCRLFRLQLSQGMFRIRV; encoded by the exons ATGTTTCAAAG ATCGAGTGAGCCTGGTTCGAAGGTTTCAGACCCACAGCATTCCCAGAAACTACTCAGGGTCCTTCGCACTTTCTGGCAAGAGCAAAGTTTCCACGATGCACTGCTGGTGGTTGATGGAGAGGAGCTTCCTGTCCAGAAAAACGTCCTGGCTGCTGCTAGCCCATACATCAG GACCAAGCTGAACTACAATCCTCCAAAGGCAGATGGGTCTACATACAGAATCGAGCTGCAAGGGGTCTCCATGGCCATCATGAAACAGATCCTGGACTACATCTTCAGTGGTGAA ATCACTTTGAGTGAAGAGACCATCCAGGAGACGGTGCAGGCATCTGACCTGCTCCTCATGACCGACCTCAAGTCCCTGTGCTGTCAGTTCTTAGAGAGCTGCATCACTGCAGAGAACTGCATTGGCATCCGGCTCTTCTCTCTGCACTATTGCCTTTACCATGTCCACTATGCCGCTACCGAGTTCCTGCAAACACATTTTCGTGATGTGGCCCTCACTGAGGAGTTCAGGGAGCTGCCACCGCACCGGCTCTGTGAGGTGCTTGCCatggaaaaattaaatgtggGCAATGAAAAGCACGTGCTGGAGGCTGTGGTGCGATGGTTTGCACATGACCCAGAGGATCGCAGG GTACACATAAAGGAAGTGATGTCTGCTGTATGGCTGCAGGGCCTGGACACGAGCTACCTGAGAGAGCAG GCCATGGGGGAGCCACTGATGAGGGAGGTGATCACAGAGTACTGTCAGCCGATGCTCGGGGATGGTCAGTTGCAGGGTGAGGCTCTGCTTGCCGCCTTCAAACCGCGAGGTTACTCTGAGTGTATTGTTATCGCCGGAGGAGAGGATCGCAA AAGCAGGAAGCCGACTGCTGTGACGCGCTGCATGTGTCCACTCTATGACACCAACAGACAGGCCTGGATCGAGCTGCAGGCAATGAGTATCGCCCGCCTCGGCCACGGGGTGGTTGCTGCCG agggttttctgtttgtgatgGGAGGAACTGATGAACACAACGCAGTCATGGACAGTGGAGAGAAATATGACCCTGACTCAAACACCTGGAGCTCCATACCCCCAATGCTTCAG GCTCGTCAGAACTTTGGTGTGGTGGAGCTGGACGGCTTGATCTACGTTCTTGGAGGAGAGAATGAAGTAACGGAGCTGATCACTGTTGAAGTGTTTGACCCTCACTTCAATACCTGGAAGATGCAGACCAGTATGACCATGATCCGAAAG GTCGGCTGCTATGCCTCCATGAATAAGAAAATCTATGCCATAGGTGGAGGTTCCTATGGGAAGCTGTTTGACTCTGTTGAATGCTTTGACCCCAAAACCCAGCAGTGGACTGGCCTCTGTCCTCTGAAAGAAAGAAG GTTTGGATCGGTGGCGTGTGGCGTTGGCCAGGAGCTCTATGTGTTTGGTGGAGTTCGAAGCCAAGAGCCTGACAACCCCGAGGAAAGGCACATGACGACCTGCAAATCTGAGTTCTACCATGACGAGATGAGGAG GTGGATGTTCCTCGACGACCAAAGCCTGTGTATCCAGACCAGCTCTTCCTTCGTCTACGGTGCTGTGCCCATCGGAGCCAGCATCTATGTTGTGGGAGACCTGGACACAG GTATGAGCTTCGACTATATCCGGGAGTTTCGTCGCAGCACTGGGACATGGCATCGCACCAAGCCTATGTTATCCAGCGACCTCTCCAAAACAGCCTGCACTGCCCTGCGCATCGCCAACTGTCGACTGTTCCGCCTTCAGTTGAGCCAGGGCATGTTTCGTATCAGAGTCTGA
- the gan gene encoding gigaxonin isoform X5, whose translation MAIMKQILDYIFSGEITLSEETIQETVQASDLLLMTDLKSLCCQFLESCITAENCIGIRLFSLHYCLYHVHYAATEFLQTHFRDVALTEEFRELPPHRLCEVLAMEKLNVGNEKHVLEAVVRWFAHDPEDRRVHIKEVMSAVWLQGLDTSYLREQAMGEPLMREVITEYCQPMLGDGQLQGEALLAAFKPRGYSECIVIAGGEDRKSRKPTAVTRCMCPLYDTNRQAWIELQAMSIARLGHGVVAAEGFLFVMGGTDEHNAVMDSGEKYDPDSNTWSSIPPMLQARQNFGVVELDGLIYVLGGENEVTELITVEVFDPHFNTWKMQTSMTMIRKVGCYASMNKKIYAIGGGSYGKLFDSVECFDPKTQQWTGLCPLKERRFGSVACGVGQELYVFGGVRSQEPDNPEERHMTTCKSEFYHDEMRRWMFLDDQSLCIQTSSSFVYGAVPIGASIYVVGDLDTGMSFDYIREFRRSTGTWHRTKPMLSSDLSKTACTALRIANCRLFRLQLSQGMFRIRV comes from the exons ATGGCCATCATGAAACAGATCCTGGACTACATCTTCAGTGGTGAA ATCACTTTGAGTGAAGAGACCATCCAGGAGACGGTGCAGGCATCTGACCTGCTCCTCATGACCGACCTCAAGTCCCTGTGCTGTCAGTTCTTAGAGAGCTGCATCACTGCAGAGAACTGCATTGGCATCCGGCTCTTCTCTCTGCACTATTGCCTTTACCATGTCCACTATGCCGCTACCGAGTTCCTGCAAACACATTTTCGTGATGTGGCCCTCACTGAGGAGTTCAGGGAGCTGCCACCGCACCGGCTCTGTGAGGTGCTTGCCatggaaaaattaaatgtggGCAATGAAAAGCACGTGCTGGAGGCTGTGGTGCGATGGTTTGCACATGACCCAGAGGATCGCAGG GTACACATAAAGGAAGTGATGTCTGCTGTATGGCTGCAGGGCCTGGACACGAGCTACCTGAGAGAGCAG GCCATGGGGGAGCCACTGATGAGGGAGGTGATCACAGAGTACTGTCAGCCGATGCTCGGGGATGGTCAGTTGCAGGGTGAGGCTCTGCTTGCCGCCTTCAAACCGCGAGGTTACTCTGAGTGTATTGTTATCGCCGGAGGAGAGGATCGCAA AAGCAGGAAGCCGACTGCTGTGACGCGCTGCATGTGTCCACTCTATGACACCAACAGACAGGCCTGGATCGAGCTGCAGGCAATGAGTATCGCCCGCCTCGGCCACGGGGTGGTTGCTGCCG agggttttctgtttgtgatgGGAGGAACTGATGAACACAACGCAGTCATGGACAGTGGAGAGAAATATGACCCTGACTCAAACACCTGGAGCTCCATACCCCCAATGCTTCAG GCTCGTCAGAACTTTGGTGTGGTGGAGCTGGACGGCTTGATCTACGTTCTTGGAGGAGAGAATGAAGTAACGGAGCTGATCACTGTTGAAGTGTTTGACCCTCACTTCAATACCTGGAAGATGCAGACCAGTATGACCATGATCCGAAAG GTCGGCTGCTATGCCTCCATGAATAAGAAAATCTATGCCATAGGTGGAGGTTCCTATGGGAAGCTGTTTGACTCTGTTGAATGCTTTGACCCCAAAACCCAGCAGTGGACTGGCCTCTGTCCTCTGAAAGAAAGAAG GTTTGGATCGGTGGCGTGTGGCGTTGGCCAGGAGCTCTATGTGTTTGGTGGAGTTCGAAGCCAAGAGCCTGACAACCCCGAGGAAAGGCACATGACGACCTGCAAATCTGAGTTCTACCATGACGAGATGAGGAG GTGGATGTTCCTCGACGACCAAAGCCTGTGTATCCAGACCAGCTCTTCCTTCGTCTACGGTGCTGTGCCCATCGGAGCCAGCATCTATGTTGTGGGAGACCTGGACACAG GTATGAGCTTCGACTATATCCGGGAGTTTCGTCGCAGCACTGGGACATGGCATCGCACCAAGCCTATGTTATCCAGCGACCTCTCCAAAACAGCCTGCACTGCCCTGCGCATCGCCAACTGTCGACTGTTCCGCCTTCAGTTGAGCCAGGGCATGTTTCGTATCAGAGTCTGA
- the gan gene encoding gigaxonin isoform X6 — protein MNSTILAVTSLDMPNCRSSEPGSKVSDPQHSQKLLRVLRTFWQEQSFHDALLVVDGEELPVQKNVLAAASPYIRTKLNYNPPKADGSTYRIELQGVSMAIMKQILDYIFSGEITLSEETIQETVQASDLLLMTDLKSLCCQFLESCITAENCIGIRLFSLHYCLYHVHYAATEFLQTHFRDVALTEEFRELPPHRLCEVLAMEKLNVGNEKHVLEAVVRWFAHDPEDRRVHIKEVMSAVWLQGLDTSYLREQAMGEPLMREVITEYCQPMLGDGQLQGEALLAAFKPRGYSECIVIAGGEDRKSRKPTAVTRCMCPLYDTNRQAWIELQAMSIARLGHGVVAAEGFLFVMGGTDEHNAVMDSGEKYDPDSNTWSSIPPMLQARQNFGVVELDGLIYVLGGENEVTELITVEVFDPHFNTWKMQTSMTMIRKVLPDCPKDYQYTVALYPCLSCDITCYCLISFCPACRGATDGGIICLVSQSFYLLIQNFYHLPRVRYLDNY, from the exons ATGAACAGTACCATTTTGGCTGTCACAAGCCTAGACATGCCCAATTGTAGATCGAGTGAGCCTGGTTCGAAGGTTTCAGACCCACAGCATTCCCAGAAACTACTCAGGGTCCTTCGCACTTTCTGGCAAGAGCAAAGTTTCCACGATGCACTGCTGGTGGTTGATGGAGAGGAGCTTCCTGTCCAGAAAAACGTCCTGGCTGCTGCTAGCCCATACATCAG GACCAAGCTGAACTACAATCCTCCAAAGGCAGATGGGTCTACATACAGAATCGAGCTGCAAGGGGTCTCCATGGCCATCATGAAACAGATCCTGGACTACATCTTCAGTGGTGAA ATCACTTTGAGTGAAGAGACCATCCAGGAGACGGTGCAGGCATCTGACCTGCTCCTCATGACCGACCTCAAGTCCCTGTGCTGTCAGTTCTTAGAGAGCTGCATCACTGCAGAGAACTGCATTGGCATCCGGCTCTTCTCTCTGCACTATTGCCTTTACCATGTCCACTATGCCGCTACCGAGTTCCTGCAAACACATTTTCGTGATGTGGCCCTCACTGAGGAGTTCAGGGAGCTGCCACCGCACCGGCTCTGTGAGGTGCTTGCCatggaaaaattaaatgtggGCAATGAAAAGCACGTGCTGGAGGCTGTGGTGCGATGGTTTGCACATGACCCAGAGGATCGCAGG GTACACATAAAGGAAGTGATGTCTGCTGTATGGCTGCAGGGCCTGGACACGAGCTACCTGAGAGAGCAG GCCATGGGGGAGCCACTGATGAGGGAGGTGATCACAGAGTACTGTCAGCCGATGCTCGGGGATGGTCAGTTGCAGGGTGAGGCTCTGCTTGCCGCCTTCAAACCGCGAGGTTACTCTGAGTGTATTGTTATCGCCGGAGGAGAGGATCGCAA AAGCAGGAAGCCGACTGCTGTGACGCGCTGCATGTGTCCACTCTATGACACCAACAGACAGGCCTGGATCGAGCTGCAGGCAATGAGTATCGCCCGCCTCGGCCACGGGGTGGTTGCTGCCG agggttttctgtttgtgatgGGAGGAACTGATGAACACAACGCAGTCATGGACAGTGGAGAGAAATATGACCCTGACTCAAACACCTGGAGCTCCATACCCCCAATGCTTCAG GCTCGTCAGAACTTTGGTGTGGTGGAGCTGGACGGCTTGATCTACGTTCTTGGAGGAGAGAATGAAGTAACGGAGCTGATCACTGTTGAAGTGTTTGACCCTCACTTCAATACCTGGAAGATGCAGACCAGTATGACCATGATCCGAAAG GTTCTTCCAGACTGCCCCAAGGACTATCAATATACTGTAGCACTCTACCCCTGTCTATCCTGTGATATCACATGCTattgtttgatttcattttgcCCTGCCTGCAGAGGGGCTACAGATGGTGGCATTATTTGTTTAGTCAGTCAGTCCTTCTATTTGCTCATCCAAAACTTTTATCACTTGCCCAGAGTGAgatatcttgacaactattaG